One part of the Arabidopsis thaliana chromosome 4, partial sequence genome encodes these proteins:
- a CDS encoding RNA-binding protein (RNA-binding protein; Has 57 Blast hits to 57 proteins in 17 species: Archae - 0; Bacteria - 0; Metazoa - 16; Fungi - 2; Plants - 38; Viruses - 0; Other Eukaryotes - 1 (source: NCBI BLink).), with product MEGFTNFLQVMETKVDLLARKVDLLTSKMDLCATNVDLLTSKMNLCATNSDLKAMLTSMKGKNVPAKKTLAMAASDSEDSSDSSSSDDIELCFRFLIKIVIQLRPSYFIIIFAYIDLKEGANKALELNGSDMAGKELVVKTALLMRDSYLGYSCNGGIGGRFGGRFGSVGGIFGGGRCGGLGQYYAQV from the exons ATGGAAGGATTCACCAACTTTCTTCAGGTGATGGAAACAAAGGTCGATTTGTTAGCAAGAAAAGTGGATCTATTGACCTCAAAAATGGACTTGTGTGCGACAAATGTAGATTTGTTGACCTCAAAGATGAATTTGTGTGCGACAAATTCAGATCTAAAGGCGATGTTAACCTCAATGAAG GGTAAGAATGTTCCTGCCAAGAAGACTCTTGCTATGGCTGCTTCAGATAGCGAGGACTCATCTGACAGTTCGTCTTCAGATGATATAGAGCTTTGTTTCCGTTTCCTAATCAAAATTGTTATACAATTGCGGCCTTCTTACtttataattat attTGCTTACATTGATCTAAAAGAAGGCGCAAATAAGGCATTGGAACTTAATGGTAGTGACATGGCAGGAAAGGAACTTGTAGTTAAGACGGCTCTACTAATGAGAGATTCATACCTTGGCTATTCTTGTAATGGAGGTATTGGCGGCCGTTTTGGTGGACGTTTTGGCAGTGTTGGAGGTATATTTGGTGGTGGTCGTTGTGGAGGTCTTGGCCAGTATTATGCACAAGTATAG
- a CDS encoding uncharacterized protein (unknown protein; Has 2 Blast hits to 2 proteins in 1 species: Archae - 0; Bacteria - 0; Metazoa - 0; Fungi - 0; Plants - 2; Viruses - 0; Other Eukaryotes - 0 (source: NCBI BLink).), translated as MIVLGLDWAYSSQGPNQTKGPKQSIRSRGRFFKSPRRASYTEWYKYGIACLVKERGIQADTQRQRDAPQRSQAPHLVPSSSSNQLFLVNKLLSSSWTTSDQLVFVNKLINSSCTTSNQLVFILGSSSSQPILGHEAHLREPGSSTSNQLVLILDRPARNPSLDAKNTFRCQDHLKELSSSLYVKAVLGHQDRLSGHYPVLHQLSARSFSIHTR; from the exons ATGATAGTGTTGGGATTGGATTGGGCCTACTCGTCCCAAGgcccaaaccaaaccaaaggCCCAAAACAG AGTATTAGGTCGAGGGGTAGATTCTTCAAATCTCCTCGACGTGCGTCCTACACAGAGTGGTATAAATACGGAATAGCATGTCTTGTCAAAGAAAGGGGGATCCAGGCTGACACACAAAGACAGAGAGACGCTCCTCAACGTTCACAAGCTCCTCACCTCGTTCCAAGCTCCTCAAGCAATCAGCTCTTCCTCGTCAACAAGCTCCTCAGCTCGTCCTGGACAACAAGCGATCAGCTCGTCTTCGTCAACAAGCTCATCAACTCGTCATGCACAACAAGCAATCAGCTCGTTTTCATCCTTGGATCGTCCAGCTCGCAACCCATCCTTGGACACGAAGCTCATCTTCGGGAACCAGGATCGTCCACAAGCAATCAGCTTGTTCTCATCTTGGATCGTCCAGCTCGAAATCCGTCTTTGGACGCGAAGAACACCTTCAGATGTCAGGATCATCTTAAGGAATTAAGCTCGTCCTTATACGTCAAGGCCGTCCTCGGACATCAAGATCGCCTTTCCGGCCACTATCCCGTCTTGCACCAACTATCGGCTCGTTCTTTCTCCATCCATACTCGTTAA
- a CDS encoding uncharacterized protein (BEST Arabidopsis thaliana protein match is: nucleolin like 1 (TAIR:AT1G48920.1); Has 36 Blast hits to 36 proteins in 4 species: Archae - 0; Bacteria - 0; Metazoa - 0; Fungi - 0; Plants - 36; Viruses - 0; Other Eukaryotes - 0 (source: NCBI BLink).) has translation MEKYKATQQRGCDMAKEKRRMRRGLVAKKKKKPETKARRDGEMGSSSPERKNIERGRYDSQHNYKNIAKLSPKELLRDGFFTATFGGRKLIRSGRNLDGSLKSYYGVLRAAETSVLHHHVAKVTEELYVFRWKEELYDYHIMTKPFQLYDNQKFIDISTTFCGQLYPCENKDVLERETEAIALIAIEDNFCYTRDKFYIGTRSESVDDKLVTIKRQGDIEEGFTSEIFGDTRGASLNCSSARRWDEATPAVIKPTKPLKEGKREPEDDLETKVNLKKQKKNFENKETMEGYTSFLQMIEAKVDLLTSKVDSLTSKVDLLVSVKIASMGDPWVCSDALILVLPRTLFSIHPIRRSVCPTRSVRRSACPIRPVRRSVCPIRLADPIRLTIGLADLIQRSVYQIRFVSKPNGLPSPSSTLHRTVGSGGGEWMLPEASHPVLAPFRKVTSVLCILSKGHICSLHPLGDATVRWYPLDLTPFGRDTSSPVSYHSRPARVSADRTTQLGQYLISSPSSVELSVSSPS, from the exons ATGGAGAAATATAAGGCAACCCAACAAAGAGGGTGTGATATGGCcaaggagaagagaaggatgCGAAGAGGATTAgttgcaaagaagaagaagaaaccggAGACAAAGGCGAGACGTGACGGAGAGATGGGATCATCATCACCGGAAAGGAAAAACATTGAGAGGGGAAGATATGATTCACAACA CAACTACAAAAATATTGCAAAACTAAGCCCTAAGGAGCTGCTCCGAGATGGGTTCTTCACAGCAACGTTTGGAGGTCGGAAACTAATCCGATCGGGACGAAATTTGGATGGTTCACTGAAGAGTTATTACGGTGTCTTAAGGGCAGCTGAAACAAGTGTTCTACATCATCATGTGGCCAAG GTCACG GAAGAACTCTACGTTTTTCGTTGGAAGGAAGAACTCTACGATTACCACATTATGACAAAACCTTTCCAATTATACGACAATCAAAAATTCATTGACATTTCTACCACATTTTGTGGACAATTGTACCCTTGTGAGAATAAAGATGTGTTGGAGAGAGAAACGGAAGCAATTGCATTAATTGCAATCGAGGACAATTTTTGTTACACTCGGGACAAATTTTATATCGGGACAAGATC CGAATCGGTAGATGACAAGTTGGTCACTATCAAAAGACAAGGTGACATTGAAGAAGGTTTCACGTCCGAGATTTTCGGCGACACGAGAGGGGCGAGCTTGAATTGTTCGTCGGCAAGGAGATGG GATGAAGCAACTCCTGCTGTGATTAAGCCCACGAAACCATTAAAGGAAG gtAAGAGGGAGCCAGAAGATGATTTAGAGACCAAAGTAAAtctgaagaagcaaaagaaaaactttgagAACAAG GAGACAATGGAAGGATACACCAGCTTTCTTCAGATGATCGAAGCAAAGGTTGATTTGTTGACCTCAAAGGTGGATTCGTTGACCTCAAAGGTGGATTTATTGGTATCGGTGAAG ATTGCATCCATGGGCGACCCTTGGGTGTGTTCGGATGCACTTATCCTTGTGCTTCCTCGAACACTTTTCTCGATCCATCCCatccgacgatcggtctgtccGACCCGATCCGTCAGACGATCGGCATGTCCCATCCGACCcgtccgacgatcggtctgtccgatccgtctggccgatccgatccgTCTGACGATCGGTCTGGCCGATCTGATCCAACGATCGGTCTACCAGATCCGATTCGTCTCTAAGCCGAACGGTCTACCCTCTCCATCCTCTACACTCCATCGAACCGTTGGATCGGGAG GAggcgaatggatgcttcccgaaGCATCACATCCGGTCCTTGCACCCTtccgaaaggtcacatccgttcTTTGCATCCTTTCGAAAGGTCACATCTGTTCCTTGCATCCTTTGGGCGATGCAACCGTTCGTTGGTACCCGCTCGACCTTACACCTTTTGGCCGAGACACCTCTTCACCCGTGAGCTACCACAGTCGACCAGCTCGAGTGTCAGCTGACCGGACCACCCAGCTGGGTCAGTACTTGATTAGCTCACCGAGCTCAGTCGAGCTGTCggtcagctcacctagctga
- the Prx37 gene encoding Peroxidase superfamily protein (Peroxidase superfamily protein; FUNCTIONS IN: peroxidase activity, heme binding; INVOLVED IN: response to oxidative stress, oxidation reduction; LOCATED IN: vacuole; EXPRESSED IN: hypocotyl, root; CONTAINS InterPro DOMAIN/s: Haem peroxidase (InterPro:IPR010255), Plant peroxidase (InterPro:IPR000823), Peroxidases heam-ligand binding site (InterPro:IPR019793), Haem peroxidase, plant/fungal/bacterial (InterPro:IPR002016), Peroxidase, active site (InterPro:IPR019794); BEST Arabidopsis thaliana protein match is: Peroxidase superfamily protein (TAIR:AT4G08780.1); Has 4348 Blast hits to 4314 proteins in 232 species: Archae - 0; Bacteria - 0; Metazoa - 3; Fungi - 40; Plants - 4262; Viruses - 0; Other Eukaryotes - 43 (source: NCBI BLink).) has translation MHSSLIKLGFLLLLIQVSLSHAQLSPSFYDKTCPQVFDIATTTIVNALRSDPRIAASILRLHFHDCFVNGCDASILLDNTTSFRTEKDAFGNANSARGFDVIDKMKAAVEKACPKTVSCADLLAIAAQESVVLAGGPSWRVPNGRRDSLRGFMDLANDNLPAPFFTLNQLKDRFKNVGLDRASDLVALSGGHTFGKNQCQFIMDRLYNFSNTGLPDPTLDKSYLSTLRKQCPRNGNQSVLVDFDLRTPTLFDNKYYVNLKENKGLIQSDQELFSSPDASDTLPLVREYADGQGKFFDAFAKAMIRMSSLSPLTGKQGEIRLNCRVVNSKSKIMDVVEDALEFASSM, from the exons ATGCATTCCTCTTTGATAAAATTgggatttcttcttcttcttattcagGTATCATTGTCTCATGCTCAACTAAGCCCTTCCTTTTACGATAAAACATGTCCGCAAGTCTTTGACATTGCAACCACTACCATTGTCAATGCTCTAAGATCGGACCCTCGCATCGCTGCAAGCATCCTTCGTCTTCATTTCCACGACTGCTTTGTTAAT gGATGTGATGCATCGATATTGTTAGACAACACCACATCGTTTAGGACGGAGAAAGATGCGTTTGGGAACGCTAATTCCGCTCGAGGTTTCGATGTGATCGACAAAATGAAGGCTGCCGTGGAGAAAGCATGTCCTAAAACTGTTTCATGTGCTGATTTGCTCGCCATCGCGGCTCAAGAATCTGTCGTTTTG GCGGGAGGTCCTTCATGGAGGGTTccaaatggaagaagagacagCTTAAGAGGGTTCATGGATCTTGCTAATGATAACCTTCCAGCTCCATTCTTTACCCTTAACCAACTTAAGGATAGATTCAAAAACGTCGGACTCGACCGTGCTTCTGATCTCGTTGCTCTTTCTG GTGGTCACACCTTTGGCAAAAACCAATGTCAATTCATAATGGATCGGCTTTATAACTTCAGTAACACTGGTTTACCCGACCCAACCCTTGATAAATCTTACCTCTCCACACTCAGAAAACAATGTCCACGTAATGGAAACCAGAGTGTATTGGTAGATTTTGATTTACGTACGCCAACACTCTTTGACAACAAGTATTATGTGAACCTCAAGGAGAACAAAGGACTTATCCAGAGCGACCAAGAGTTATTCTCTAGCCCTGATGCTTCAGACACTCTTCCTTTAGTCCGAGAATACGCTGATGGTCAAGGGAAATTTTTCGATGCGTTCGCGAAGGCAATGATAAGGATGAGTAGTCTTTCACCTTTAACAGGGAAACAAGGAGAAATAAGATTGAACTGTAGAGTGGTGAATTCGAAATCTAAAATCATGGATGTGGTAGAAGATGCTCTTGAATTTGCAAGCTCAATGTGa
- a CDS encoding Peroxidase superfamily protein (Peroxidase superfamily protein; FUNCTIONS IN: peroxidase activity, heme binding; INVOLVED IN: oxidation reduction, response to oxidative stress; LOCATED IN: vacuole; EXPRESSED IN: embryo, hypocotyl, root, flower, seed; EXPRESSED DURING: F mature embryo stage, petal differentiation and expansion stage, E expanded cotyledon stage, D bilateral stage; CONTAINS InterPro DOMAIN/s: Haem peroxidase (InterPro:IPR010255), Plant peroxidase (InterPro:IPR000823), Peroxidases heam-ligand binding site (InterPro:IPR019793), Peroxidase, active site (InterPro:IPR019794), Haem peroxidase, plant/fungal/bacterial (InterPro:IPR002016); BEST Arabidopsis thaliana protein match is: Peroxidase superfamily protein (TAIR:AT4G08770.1); Has 4369 Blast hits to 4341 proteins in 241 species: Archae - 0; Bacteria - 0; Metazoa - 5; Fungi - 39; Plants - 4275; Viruses - 0; Other Eukaryotes - 50 (source: NCBI BLink).) — protein MHSSLIKLGFLLLLLQVSLSHAQLSPSFYDKTCPQVFDIVTNTIVNALRSDPRIAASILRLHFHDCFVNGCDASILLDNTTSFRTEKDAFGNANSARGFDVIDKMKAAIEKACPRTVSCADMLAIAAKESIVLAGGPSWMVPNGRRDSLRGFMDLANDNLPGPSSTLKQLKDRFKNVGLDRSSDLVALSGGHTFGKSQCQFIMDRLYNFGETGLPDPTLDKSYLATLRKQCPRNGNQSVLVDFDLRTPTLFDNKYYVNLKENKGLIQSDQELFSSPDAADTLPLVRAYADGQGTFFDAFVKAIIRMSSLSPLTGKQGEIRLNCRVVNSKSKIMDVVDDALEFASFM, from the exons ATGCATTCCTCTTTGATAAAATTgggatttcttcttctccttcttcaggTCTCATTGTCTCATGCTCAACTAAGCCCTTCCTTTTACGATAAAACATGTCCGCAAGTCTTTGATATTGTAACCAATACCATTGTCAATGCGCTGAGATCAGACCCTCGCATCGCTGCAAGCATCCTTCGTCTTCATTTCCACGACTGCTTTGTTAAT GGATGTGATGCATCGATATTGTTAGACAACACAACATCGTTTAGGACGGAGAAAGATGCGTTTGGGAACGCTAATTCAGCTCGAGGTTTCGATGTAATCGACAAAATGAAGGCTGCCATCGAGAAAGCATGTCCTAGAACCGTTTCATGTGCTGATATGCTCGCCATCGCAGCTAAAGAATCTATCGTTTTG GCGGGAGGTCCTTCATGGATGGTTccaaatggaagaagagacagCTTAAGAGGTTTTATGGATCTTGCTAATGATAACCTTCCAGGTCCATCTTCTACACTTAAACAACTTAAGGATAGATTCAAAAATGTCGGACTCGACCGTTCTTCTGATCTAGTTGCTCTTTCCG GTGGTCACACTTTTGGCAAAAGCCAATGTCAGTTCATAATGGATCGTCTTTACAACTTCGGTGAAACCGGTTTACCCGACCCAACCCTTGATAAATCTTACCTAGCCACACTAAGAAAACAATGTCCACGTAATGGAAACCAGAGTGTCTTGGTAGATTTTGATTTACGTACACCAACACTCTTTGACAACAAATACTATGTGAATCTCAAGGAGAACAAAGGACTTATCCAAAGTGACCAAGAGTTGTTCTCTAGCCCTGATGCTGCAGACACTCTCCCTTTAGTTCGAGCATACGCTGATGGTCAAGGGACATTTTTCGATGCGTTCGTGAAAGCAATAATAAGGATGAGTAGTCTTTCACCTTTAACAGGGAAACAAGGAGAAATAAGATTGAACTGTAGAGTGGTGAATTCGAAATCTAAAATCATGGATGTGGTAGATGATGCTCTTGAATTTGCCAGCTTTATGTGA
- a CDS encoding Nitrilase/cyanide hydratase and apolipoprotein N-acyltransferase family protein (Nitrilase/cyanide hydratase and apolipoprotein N-acyltransferase family protein; FUNCTIONS IN: hydrolase activity, acting on carbon-nitrogen (but not peptide) bonds, nitrilase activity; INVOLVED IN: response to cadmium ion, nitrogen compound metabolic process; EXPRESSED IN: 21 plant structures; EXPRESSED DURING: 11 growth stages; CONTAINS InterPro DOMAIN/s: Nitrilase/cyanide hydratase and apolipoprotein N-acyltransferase (InterPro:IPR003010); BEST Arabidopsis thaliana protein match is: Nitrilase/cyanide hydratase and apolipoprotein N-acyltransferase family protein (TAIR:AT5G12040.1); Has 30201 Blast hits to 17322 proteins in 780 species: Archae - 12; Bacteria - 1396; Metazoa - 17338; Fungi - 3422; Plants - 5037; Viruses - 0; Other Eukaryotes - 2996 (source: NCBI BLink).): protein MNAYSVSLDFTKPSLFTRITLSSQIPLTMATTVNKTVRVAAAQMTSVNDLMTNFATCSRLVQEAALAGAKLICFPENFSFVGDKEGESVKIAEPLDGPVMERYCSLARDSNIWLSLGGFQERFDDTHLCNTHVVIDDAGMIRDTYQKMHLFDVDVPGGSSYKESSFTVPGTKIVSVDSPVGRLGLTVCYDLRFPKIYQQLRFEQKAQVLLVPSAFTKVTGEAHWEILLRARAIETQCYVIAAAQAGKHNEKRESYGDTLIIDPWGTVVGRLPDRVSTGIVVADIDFSLIDSVRTKMPIDKQRVSIDL from the exons ATGAACGcttactctgtttctctcgACTTCACTAAACCTTCTCTATTCACACGCatcactctctcttctcaGATTCCTCTAACCATGGCCACCACTGTAAACAAAACAGTTCGTGTCGCAGCTGCTCAAATGACATCGGTCAATGATCTAATGACCAACTTCGCCACTTGCTCTCGTCTCGTTCAA GAAGCAGCATTGGCTGGTGCAAAGCTGATTTGCTTCCCTGAGAACTTCTCTTTTGTGGGAGATAAGGAAGGAGAGAGTGTGAAAATTGCTGAACCATTAGATGGCCCAGTGATGGAACGGTATTGCTCTCTCGCCAG GGATTCAAATATATGGTTGTCTCTTGGAGGTTTTCaagagagatttgatgatACTCATTTGTGTAATACACATGTTGTGATCGATGATGCTGGAATGATCCGAGACACTTATCAGAAAATGCATTT GTTTGATGTTGATGTTCCTGGTGGAAGCTCGTACAAAGAAAGCAGCTTTACAGTTCCAG GGACAAAGATTGTTTCCGTAGACAGCCCTGTCGGGCGCTTAGGCCTTACTGTATGCTACGATTTGAGGTTCCCTAAGATATATCAGCAACTGAGATTTGAACAGAAAGCTCAG GTTTTACTAGTACCATCAGCTTTCACCAAGGTCACTGGGGAGGCACACTGGGAGATTCTTCTTCGAGCCCGAGCAATTGAAACTCAATGTTAT GTCATAGCTGCTGCTCAAGCAGGAAAGCAtaatgagaaaagagaaagttaTGGTGACACACTGATCATTGATCCGTGGGGAACTGTAGTTGGAAGGTTACCTG ATCGTGTTTCGACCGGCATTGTCGTGGCAGATATTGATTTTTCATTGATTGACTCAGTGAGAACAAAAATGCCAATAGATAAG CAACGAGTCTCAATAGATCTCTGA
- a CDS encoding Protein kinase superfamily protein (Protein kinase superfamily protein; FUNCTIONS IN: protein serine/threonine kinase activity, protein kinase activity, kinase activity, ATP binding; INVOLVED IN: protein amino acid phosphorylation; LOCATED IN: plasma membrane; CONTAINS InterPro DOMAIN/s: Protein kinase, ATP binding site (InterPro:IPR017441), Serine/threonine-protein kinase domain (InterPro:IPR002290), Serine/threonine-protein kinase-like domain (InterPro:IPR017442), Serine/threonine-protein kinase, active site (InterPro:IPR008271), Protein kinase-like domain (InterPro:IPR011009), Protein kinase, catalytic domain (InterPro:IPR000719), Tyrosine-protein kinase, catalytic domain (InterPro:IPR020635); BEST Arabidopsis thaliana protein match is: casein kinase I-like 5 (TAIR:AT2G19470.1); Has 49947 Blast hits to 49858 proteins in 2128 species: Archae - 34; Bacteria - 8897; Metazoa - 18154; Fungi - 5432; Plants - 7781; Viruses - 331; Other Eukaryotes - 9318 (source: NCBI BLink).): MELRIGNKFRLGRKIGSGAFGEIYLGTDVQSNEDVAIKFESVKTVHPQLAYESRIYRVLQSGNGIPNMKWYGKFSLKTVLMLADQMINRLEFIHSKSFLHRDIKPDNFLMGKAGKSDFGLARKYRDSSSYRHIPYRENKSLTGTPAYASLNTHLGIEQSRRDDVESLGYILMYFLKGSLPWKGLKAGNKKQKYDKISEKKVSTSIETLCEGHPIEFATYIHYCRSLRFDDKPDYAYLKRLFRDLFIREGFQFDFVFDWTVLKLPAITMPKPSTLCKCTLLILSTF, encoded by the exons ATGGAACTTCGTATCGGGAATAAGTTCCGGCTTGGTCGGAAAATTGGTAGCGGCGCATTCGGAGAGATTTATCTTG GAACTGATGTTCAAAGTAACGAAGATGTTGCAATTAAGTTT GAAAGTGTGAAGACTGTGCATCCACAATTAGCATATGAGTCAAGGATATATAGAGTTCTTCAGAGTGGAA ATGGTATTCCAAACATGAAATGGTATGGC AAATTTAGTTTGAAGACAGTTCTCATGCTAGCTGATCAAATG ATTAATCGGCTCGAGTTTATCCATTCTAAGTCGTTTCTTCATCGCGATATAAAGCCGGATAATTTTCTTATGGGTAAGGCTGGCAAATCAG ACTTTGGCTTGGCTAGGAAATATAGAGATAGCTCAAGCTACCGACATATTCCATATAG GGAGAATAAAAGTCTAACTGGGACTCCGGCGTATGCCAGCTTGAACACTCACCTAGGGATCG AGCAAAGTCGGAGGGATGATGTAGAATCACTTGGTTATATCCTCATGTACTTCCTCAAAGGAAG TCTCCCATGGAAGGGACTAAAAGCTGGgaataagaaacagaaatatGACAAGATTAGCGAGAAGAAGGTTTCAACTTCCATCGAA ACGTTATGTGAAGGTCATCCAATAGAGTTTGCAACCTACATCCATTACTGCCGCTCGCTTAGGTTCGATGATAAGCCAGACTATGCCTATTTGAAGAGACTGTTCCGCGACCTTTTTATTCGTGAAG GTTTTcagtttgattttgtgtttgacTGGACGGTGTTAAAGCTGCCCGCAATCACAATGCCGAAACCCTCCACCTTGTGCAAATGCACACTCTTGAtactttcaactttttga